The Candidatus Polarisedimenticolaceae bacterium genome has a window encoding:
- a CDS encoding LptF/LptG family permease, translating to MTRTGRLTRYLLAELWTPTLLSIALWVSLLLMNQFFLLAQMGLQQNLPAATLAQLLLLSLPKCLLLAIPMGTLLGSLIGIGRLSADQEILALQGAGLGPAYLLRPLALHGLVFTAFALSMYWVVQPASVLKIREINAGMIRAADLVSEIRPRVFFTQIPGLVVFVQEVDPKRRGVLEGVLLYQHDVGGGNEQLIVARSATVTKDASRPSGVRVDFRDGTIHDFKAAAPDVYRPIRFDRYVPPAMAPPDYLLGSSGKIGRAPSDMSAGELLAEVRASRDEPDPIIRPIRERSARLEANARLALPFACLFFSLLAGPLGMTRVRSGKGAGFALSIGIIVGYWLIYTTLQKQALEGRIPIAPALWAANLAVALLTLLAYSGIGFVSRGSVRAWSAVVWRRIVSVLERFGKRTPSPVAVASTQSWIPQIDRYIGVAFLRLFGLSLGFCWLVVLLFEIKSIADSLPAKSTTPLTQLAGYFLAFSPGSLGLAVPVAALIGAVVTCTVFARTGELTAMRATGMSARRVVASIVGLTIVLSMAAYLVQDRIAPQTNLRAQALKDEILQRSPRTYGATQGGRWIFGTKSRLYHYRLFDPELRRFQGLSVYIVDLNAPSISSHAVAPSVRWDGQGWRTDGGWIRTFPPGGGTGEFKRFGAETSLDIDPPEHFARRERTMTRENDLPEQMSLEDLAQQIRALENSGFDTTRLRVDWHVKLARTLTPLVMVLLGLPFAFRVGRRGSMYGVGVALLLVLAYWAAFAITNALGLEGALPPLIAAWAPNALFATLGAWMFSLVRT from the coding sequence GTGACCAGGACCGGGCGGCTCACCCGCTACCTCCTCGCGGAGCTCTGGACTCCTACCCTGCTATCGATCGCGCTCTGGGTGTCCCTGCTCCTCATGAACCAGTTCTTCCTGCTGGCGCAGATGGGCCTGCAGCAGAACCTCCCCGCGGCGACCCTCGCCCAGCTCCTCCTGCTGAGCCTTCCCAAGTGCCTGCTCCTCGCGATCCCGATGGGAACGCTCCTCGGCTCGCTGATCGGCATCGGGCGCCTCTCCGCCGATCAGGAGATCCTGGCGCTCCAGGGAGCCGGCCTCGGCCCGGCTTATCTCCTGCGGCCCCTGGCTCTCCACGGCCTTGTCTTCACGGCGTTCGCGCTCTCGATGTACTGGGTCGTGCAGCCCGCCTCGGTCCTCAAGATCCGGGAGATCAATGCGGGGATGATCCGGGCGGCGGATCTCGTCAGCGAGATCCGGCCGCGGGTCTTCTTCACCCAGATTCCGGGACTGGTCGTTTTCGTCCAGGAGGTCGATCCGAAGCGACGCGGCGTCCTGGAAGGGGTGTTGCTCTACCAGCACGACGTCGGCGGGGGAAACGAACAGCTGATCGTGGCCCGAAGCGCGACCGTCACCAAGGATGCCAGCCGCCCCTCGGGGGTTCGTGTGGATTTCAGGGACGGCACGATCCACGACTTCAAGGCCGCCGCCCCCGACGTGTACCGTCCGATCCGGTTCGACCGCTACGTCCCACCCGCGATGGCGCCTCCGGACTACCTCCTGGGTTCCTCCGGCAAGATCGGACGCGCCCCCAGCGACATGAGTGCCGGCGAGCTCCTGGCGGAGGTCCGGGCCTCGAGGGACGAGCCGGACCCGATCATCCGACCGATCCGCGAGCGATCGGCACGCCTCGAGGCGAACGCACGACTCGCCCTCCCCTTCGCCTGCCTGTTCTTCTCCCTCCTGGCGGGTCCCTTGGGAATGACCCGCGTGCGAAGCGGCAAGGGAGCCGGGTTCGCGCTGAGCATCGGGATCATCGTCGGCTACTGGCTGATCTACACGACGCTCCAAAAGCAGGCCCTGGAGGGGAGGATTCCGATCGCCCCGGCTCTCTGGGCGGCGAACCTTGCGGTCGCTCTCCTCACCCTGCTCGCGTACTCGGGGATCGGCTTCGTTTCGCGGGGAAGCGTGCGTGCCTGGTCCGCCGTGGTGTGGCGCAGGATCGTCTCGGTGCTCGAGCGGTTCGGCAAGCGCACGCCTTCTCCGGTCGCCGTCGCGTCCACGCAGAGCTGGATCCCCCAGATCGATCGTTACATCGGCGTCGCCTTTCTCCGGCTGTTCGGTCTTTCCCTGGGGTTCTGCTGGCTCGTCGTGCTCCTCTTCGAGATCAAGTCGATCGCGGACTCGCTCCCCGCCAAGTCGACCACGCCCCTCACGCAGCTGGCGGGGTATTTCCTCGCCTTCAGCCCGGGATCGCTCGGTCTCGCGGTCCCCGTCGCGGCACTGATCGGCGCCGTCGTCACCTGCACGGTCTTCGCGCGCACCGGCGAGCTGACGGCGATGCGCGCCACGGGAATGAGCGCCCGTCGCGTCGTCGCCTCGATCGTGGGACTCACGATCGTGCTTTCGATGGCCGCGTACCTCGTCCAGGACCGGATCGCGCCGCAGACCAACCTGCGTGCCCAGGCGCTCAAGGACGAGATCCTCCAGAGATCCCCGCGGACCTACGGCGCGACGCAGGGAGGCCGCTGGATTTTCGGAACGAAGAGTCGCCTCTATCACTACCGGCTCTTCGACCCCGAGTTGCGCCGGTTCCAGGGACTCAGCGTCTACATCGTCGACCTGAACGCGCCCAGCATCTCGTCCCACGCCGTGGCCCCATCCGTCCGGTGGGACGGTCAGGGCTGGCGTACCGACGGAGGGTGGATCCGGACCTTCCCGCCGGGCGGCGGGACCGGCGAGTTCAAACGCTTCGGCGCCGAGACGTCGCTCGACATCGATCCTCCGGAGCACTTCGCCCGTCGGGAGCGGACGATGACCCGGGAGAACGACCTGCCCGAGCAGATGTCCCTCGAGGATCTCGCTCAGCAGATCCGAGCGCTGGAGAACAGCGGTTTCGACACGACGCGCCTGCGCGTCGACTGGCATGTCAAGCTCGCAAGGACCTTGACCCCCCTGGTGATGGTGCTCCTCGGGCTCCCCTTCGCGTTCCGCGTCGGGCGACGAGGCTCGATGTACGGCGTCGGTGTCGCCCTGCTGCTCGTCCTCGCTTACTGGGCGGCATTCGCGATCACCAACGCGCTTGGGCTCGAGGGAGCCTTGCCTCCCCTGATCGCGGCCTGGGCGCCGAACGCGCTGTTCGCGACGCTCGGCGCGTGGATGTTCAGCCTGGTTCGAACCTGA
- a CDS encoding ParB/RepB/Spo0J family partition protein — protein sequence MSKFRGLPQDRKMRHDSHFVEEITSTRSESIGRLIDIERIEPNPNQPRKNFGDLSEMVASIKEKGILEPILVRIHEGKFQIIAGERRYQAAKIAGLRHLPCIEVDVDHRGMLEISLIENLQRKDLTPFEEAAAIQRLCDQFRYTHEEIARKLGKSRTVITEALSLNRMPPDVQERCRRADIESKSMLLQIVRQETAEQMHHLIDKITGEGYTREDARRFNREEPGAPKAKRFVYRYRPENESFQVQLTFEKPEVDRGELIMALRELLERLLQEAQTEGNPQAS from the coding sequence GTGTCTAAGTTCCGTGGACTCCCGCAAGATCGGAAGATGCGCCACGACAGCCACTTCGTGGAGGAGATCACCTCGACGCGCTCCGAGTCGATCGGCCGCCTGATCGACATCGAGCGAATCGAGCCGAACCCGAACCAGCCCCGGAAGAACTTCGGCGACCTCTCGGAGATGGTGGCTTCCATCAAGGAGAAGGGGATCCTCGAGCCGATCCTCGTACGCATCCACGAGGGGAAGTTCCAGATCATCGCCGGCGAGCGTCGATACCAGGCGGCCAAGATCGCCGGGCTGCGCCACCTCCCGTGCATCGAGGTCGACGTCGACCACCGCGGGATGCTGGAGATCTCGCTCATCGAGAACCTGCAGCGGAAGGACCTGACCCCCTTCGAGGAGGCGGCCGCCATCCAGCGCCTCTGCGACCAGTTCCGGTACACCCACGAGGAGATCGCCCGGAAGCTCGGCAAGTCCCGGACCGTCATCACCGAAGCCCTGAGCCTCAACCGAATGCCGCCCGACGTCCAGGAGAGATGTCGGCGCGCCGACATCGAGAGCAAGTCGATGCTCCTCCAGATCGTCCGCCAGGAGACGGCCGAGCAGATGCACCACCTGATCGACAAGATCACCGGCGAGGGGTACACGCGGGAGGACGCACGGCGATTCAACCGCGAGGAACCCGGAGCGCCCAAGGCGAAACGCTTCGTGTATCGCTACCGCCCGGAGAACGAGAGTTTTCAGGTCCAGCTGACCTTCGAGAAACCGGAAGTCGACCGGGGCGAGCTGATCATGGCGCTGCGCGAGCTGCTCGAACGGCTCCTGCAGGAGGCGCAAACCGAGGGGAACCCCCAGGCCTCCTGA
- the ahcY gene encoding adenosylhomocysteinase, translated as MKNKVVGAKNRFVPHDVKDLGLAAEGRRRIEWADRSMPVLGSIRERFAREKPLAGQRVAACLHVTTETANLMRTLAAGGAEIYLCASNPLSTQDDVAAALVAEYGISTYAVKGEDNARYYSHIMAAIDAKPTMTMDDGCDLVTMLHTDRKEMLGTVVAGTEETTTGVIRLKAMAKDGVLQYPVMAVNDAMTKHFFDNRYGTGQSTIDGIVRATNVLLAGATVVVAGYGWCGKGIAKRAQGLGANVIVTEIDPIPAIEACMDGFRVRPMAQAVREADVIVTVTGNKSVLRGEHFAKMKDGCIVCNSGHFNVEIDIPALGKLARKRRMAREFVEEFELKDGRRIYLLADGRLVNLAAAEGHPASVMDMSFANQALGAEYMVRNHAKLGRVVITVPDKIDREVARLKLKSNGVSIDKLTAEQKHYLASWSEGT; from the coding sequence ATGAAGAACAAGGTGGTGGGCGCGAAGAACCGTTTCGTGCCCCATGACGTCAAGGACCTCGGACTCGCCGCCGAAGGACGCCGCCGCATCGAATGGGCGGACCGCAGCATGCCGGTGCTCGGCAGCATCCGCGAGCGCTTCGCCAGGGAGAAGCCCCTCGCCGGCCAGCGCGTCGCCGCGTGCCTGCACGTGACGACCGAGACGGCGAACCTGATGCGGACCCTGGCGGCCGGCGGCGCCGAAATCTACCTGTGCGCCTCGAACCCGCTGTCGACGCAGGACGACGTCGCCGCCGCGCTCGTCGCGGAATACGGCATCTCGACCTACGCCGTGAAGGGCGAGGACAACGCGCGTTATTACAGCCACATCATGGCCGCCATCGACGCCAAACCGACGATGACCATGGACGACGGCTGCGATCTCGTGACCATGCTCCACACGGACCGCAAGGAGATGCTCGGGACGGTCGTCGCGGGCACCGAGGAGACCACGACCGGCGTCATCCGCCTCAAGGCGATGGCCAAGGACGGCGTCCTGCAGTATCCGGTGATGGCGGTCAACGATGCGATGACCAAGCACTTCTTCGACAACCGCTACGGGACGGGGCAGTCCACGATCGACGGGATCGTGCGCGCCACGAACGTCCTGCTCGCGGGAGCGACGGTGGTCGTCGCCGGCTACGGCTGGTGCGGCAAGGGCATCGCCAAGCGCGCCCAGGGGCTCGGGGCGAACGTCATCGTCACCGAGATCGATCCGATCCCGGCGATCGAGGCGTGCATGGACGGCTTCCGGGTGCGGCCGATGGCGCAGGCGGTCCGCGAGGCCGACGTGATCGTCACCGTCACGGGGAACAAGTCCGTATTGCGCGGCGAGCACTTCGCGAAGATGAAGGACGGCTGCATCGTCTGCAACTCGGGACACTTCAACGTCGAGATCGACATCCCGGCCCTCGGGAAGCTCGCGCGCAAGCGCCGCATGGCGCGGGAGTTCGTCGAGGAGTTCGAGCTCAAGGACGGCCGCCGTATCTATCTGCTCGCCGACGGCCGCCTCGTGAACCTGGCGGCCGCGGAGGGTCACCCGGCCTCGGTGATGGACATGAGCTTCGCGAACCAGGCGCTCGGCGCCGAATACATGGTCCGCAACCACGCGAAGCTCGGGCGCGTCGTGATCACGGTGCCGGACAAGATCGACCGCGAGGTTGCACGCCTGAAGCTCAAGTCCAACGGCGTCTCGATCGACAAGCTGACCGCGGAGCAGAAGCACTACCTCGCCTCGTGGAGCGAAGGCACCTAG
- a CDS encoding ParA family protein: MVVAVANQKGGVGKTTTSINLAAALAQKGLKTLLLDLDPQGNATLSFVDPGSIHGSIYELLVDPNVTAESVIVPAQLPSLDVIGARISLAKAEVKLVGEFDSHFRLKDKIDPIRDRYDYIVIDTPPTLGILTVNALVAATHLLVPIQSSYFALEGTDDLLETFEKIRARPNPALQFLGVVITLHDRRTVLSRDIQKQIREVFGEKVFRTVISKSVRLEESPAYRQSIFTFAPTSSGAVEYYSLSEEVIARV; encoded by the coding sequence ATGGTGGTGGCCGTCGCCAACCAGAAGGGCGGCGTGGGCAAGACGACCACGTCGATCAACCTCGCGGCCGCCCTGGCCCAGAAGGGGTTGAAGACCCTCCTGCTGGATCTCGACCCGCAGGGGAATGCGACCCTCTCCTTCGTCGATCCTGGATCGATCCACGGATCGATCTACGAGCTCCTGGTCGACCCCAACGTCACCGCCGAGTCGGTCATCGTCCCGGCCCAGCTACCCAGCTTGGACGTCATCGGTGCACGGATCTCCCTGGCGAAGGCGGAGGTCAAGCTGGTGGGGGAGTTCGACAGCCATTTCCGACTCAAGGACAAGATCGACCCGATCCGGGATCGTTACGATTACATCGTCATCGACACCCCCCCGACGCTCGGCATCCTCACCGTGAACGCGCTCGTCGCGGCCACGCACCTGCTGGTCCCCATCCAGTCCTCCTACTTCGCACTCGAAGGAACCGACGACCTGCTCGAGACCTTCGAGAAGATCCGGGCCCGCCCCAACCCGGCCCTCCAGTTCCTGGGAGTCGTGATCACCCTTCACGACCGCCGAACGGTGTTATCCCGGGACATTCAGAAGCAGATCCGCGAGGTCTTCGGCGAAAAGGTCTTCCGGACGGTGATCTCGAAGAGCGTCCGGCTCGAGGAGAGCCCCGCCTATCGGCAGAGCATCTTCACCTTCGCCCCAACATCCTCCGGTGCCGTGGAGTATTACAGCCTTTCCGAGGAGGTCATCGCCCGTGTCTAA
- a CDS encoding bifunctional nuclease family protein → MPVEMKVKGLMIDPVSQMPIIVLKKPDDETVLPIWVGLFEANAIAMQLENIVSPRPMTHDLICSVIDALRATVDRVEITDLRDNTFFALIHLDRAGEKLAIDARPSDAMALALRVRVPIFVAESVLQKSIQGDEEKGDETERLRRWLEQVDPEDLGKPM, encoded by the coding sequence ATGCCCGTCGAGATGAAGGTCAAAGGGCTGATGATCGATCCGGTGTCCCAGATGCCGATCATCGTCCTCAAGAAGCCCGACGACGAGACGGTGCTCCCCATCTGGGTCGGCCTCTTCGAGGCCAACGCGATCGCGATGCAGCTCGAGAACATCGTTTCGCCGCGGCCGATGACGCACGACCTCATCTGCAGCGTCATCGACGCCCTGCGCGCCACCGTCGATCGCGTCGAAATCACCGACCTGCGCGACAACACCTTCTTCGCGCTGATCCACCTGGATCGGGCGGGGGAGAAGCTCGCGATCGACGCTCGCCCGTCCGATGCGATGGCCCTGGCGCTCCGCGTTCGCGTCCCGATCTTCGTCGCCGAGAGCGTCCTCCAGAAGTCGATTCAGGGGGACGAGGAGAAGGGGGACGAGACGGAGCGGCTGCGTCGCTGGCTCGAGCAGGTCGACCCCGAGGATCTCGGCAAGCCGATGTAG
- a CDS encoding tetratricopeptide repeat protein, whose protein sequence is MRRTRLAAAALALAAVWAAAGVRRVDPSVEFGVLRGAGPGLPRLVERGLTWAPPGLVRLQRLRLAGTERELPGRDVLALVAPDGARFGLKGRVRMAPDPSAWRRLPDTGADATLVEASRVAATPLLRLRDARRDASRAEREFRSELSRQLAELGWRLEDLRLEGLDLPRVPADAAVPLARRRLLLVGLDGADWDLVDPLLAAGRLPNLRRLVENGTRARLLSISPMISPVIWTSVATGVEPIRHGILDFLAPAGSPRAGQPVTNESRKVPAIWNRLSDAGARVGVTAWWASWPSERVNGYVVSDRVAYQLFGFRPEAATGEGKTWPPELWETVRPLVREPADVPWTEVLRYLDGPRREEREFDAAERELLDGLRTLIASGDTYLGAALAARRLGAPPDLEIVYFEGTDTVGHLFMPYRPPRLSGISEARATAFGSVVDRYYETADAHLGRLLEGLGPETTVLVLSDHGFVTDASRPRLTDSRIGHGPAADWHRKFGVLVLSGPDIRAGVRLEEAGVYDVAPTILALFGQPIPESWPGRILAGAIDPAFFERHPVAFREDVEPPASAAAVTAAGIADPAAEDLKAKLESLGYLGGGADRGGPAPALSESNNRGVALLNDGRYAEAEAAFRAGLEASPGHPMLLVNLGSSLRLQGRHAEAAEAFRRALSAPEARRAAGIQLAQMLLDDRDFRGSERAAREVIAAEPEAWEGYNALGLALDRLGDARGAEAAWLRSAKLSLAAAEPRNNLGNLARRRGDGATAERWYRESIEADPYFMGAYNNLALAYQERGDLASAIDLYERALEKSPRNAIVQNNLASVRYAQGDLEEAARLWRGAAESDPKYASPRNNLAGIAIARGNLEEAERWLQEALALDPEYGDARVNLALVHRGRGDDAAARTELARAARDPRARATALLHRGEFELAKGRAGEARIALELLTRETPSLVEGWNLLGEAYRREGRVADAAAAWRKSIELEPNQPNIKIELNKLEM, encoded by the coding sequence ATGCGACGGACCCGCCTCGCCGCCGCCGCCCTGGCGCTTGCCGCCGTCTGGGCGGCGGCCGGCGTCCGCCGCGTCGATCCCTCCGTCGAATTCGGCGTCCTGAGAGGGGCCGGTCCCGGGCTCCCGCGTCTGGTCGAGCGTGGGCTCACGTGGGCCCCGCCGGGCCTCGTGCGCCTGCAGCGCCTCCGTCTGGCCGGGACCGAGCGCGAGCTTCCGGGGCGCGACGTTCTCGCGCTCGTCGCTCCGGACGGGGCGCGCTTCGGCCTGAAGGGTCGCGTCCGGATGGCCCCCGACCCTTCCGCCTGGCGCCGGCTCCCGGATACGGGGGCCGACGCGACGCTCGTGGAGGCCTCGCGCGTGGCGGCGACGCCGCTCCTCCGGCTCCGGGATGCGCGACGCGACGCGTCCCGTGCGGAGCGGGAGTTCCGGTCGGAGCTCTCCCGGCAGCTCGCGGAGCTGGGCTGGCGACTCGAGGACCTTCGCCTGGAAGGGCTCGATCTGCCCCGCGTTCCCGCGGACGCCGCGGTTCCGCTCGCCCGCCGCCGGCTTCTCCTCGTGGGCCTCGACGGCGCGGACTGGGACCTCGTCGATCCGCTGCTCGCGGCGGGAAGGCTCCCGAACCTCCGTCGCCTCGTCGAGAACGGAACCCGGGCGAGGCTGCTCTCCATCTCCCCGATGATCTCCCCGGTGATCTGGACCTCCGTCGCGACCGGCGTCGAGCCGATCCGTCACGGGATCCTCGATTTCCTCGCACCCGCCGGATCTCCGCGCGCCGGGCAGCCCGTGACCAACGAGTCCCGGAAGGTCCCTGCGATCTGGAACCGGCTTTCGGACGCCGGCGCCCGCGTGGGCGTCACGGCGTGGTGGGCCAGTTGGCCGTCGGAGCGCGTGAACGGGTACGTCGTTTCGGACCGCGTCGCGTACCAGCTCTTCGGTTTCCGGCCCGAAGCCGCGACCGGCGAGGGGAAGACCTGGCCCCCGGAGTTGTGGGAGACGGTCCGTCCGCTGGTTCGCGAGCCCGCGGACGTCCCGTGGACGGAAGTGCTGCGCTACCTCGACGGGCCTCGGCGCGAGGAACGGGAGTTCGATGCGGCGGAGCGAGAGCTGCTCGACGGCCTTCGCACGCTGATCGCATCCGGAGACACCTACCTCGGCGCGGCCCTCGCCGCGCGGCGCCTCGGGGCGCCCCCGGACCTCGAGATCGTCTACTTCGAGGGAACGGACACGGTCGGCCACCTCTTCATGCCGTACCGGCCGCCGCGACTCTCCGGGATCAGCGAGGCGCGCGCGACCGCCTTCGGCTCGGTGGTGGACCGGTACTACGAGACCGCCGACGCGCATCTCGGCCGGTTGCTCGAGGGGCTCGGCCCGGAAACGACCGTGCTCGTCCTGTCCGATCACGGCTTCGTGACCGACGCCTCCCGCCCTCGTCTCACGGATTCGAGGATCGGCCACGGTCCCGCAGCGGACTGGCATCGGAAGTTCGGCGTCCTCGTGCTTTCGGGGCCGGACATCCGCGCGGGGGTGCGGCTCGAGGAGGCGGGCGTCTACGACGTGGCGCCCACGATCCTCGCGCTGTTCGGTCAGCCGATCCCGGAGTCGTGGCCGGGCCGGATTCTCGCCGGGGCGATCGATCCCGCGTTCTTCGAACGCCATCCCGTCGCGTTTCGTGAGGACGTGGAGCCTCCGGCATCCGCGGCCGCGGTCACGGCAGCCGGGATCGCCGATCCGGCGGCGGAGGACCTGAAGGCGAAGCTCGAGAGCCTGGGGTACCTCGGCGGCGGGGCCGATCGCGGGGGCCCCGCGCCCGCGCTCTCCGAGTCGAACAACCGGGGCGTCGCGTTGCTCAACGACGGCCGGTACGCGGAGGCGGAGGCGGCGTTCCGCGCGGGGCTGGAGGCGAGCCCCGGGCACCCCATGCTGCTCGTGAATCTCGGCTCCTCCCTCCGGTTGCAGGGACGACACGCCGAGGCGGCGGAGGCGTTTCGGCGCGCGTTGTCCGCGCCGGAGGCCCGACGCGCCGCCGGCATCCAGCTCGCCCAGATGCTGCTCGACGACCGGGACTTCCGGGGCTCCGAGCGCGCCGCGCGGGAGGTGATCGCGGCCGAGCCGGAGGCCTGGGAGGGGTACAACGCCCTGGGCCTCGCGCTCGACCGGCTCGGTGACGCCCGGGGCGCGGAGGCCGCCTGGCTTCGCTCCGCGAAGCTCTCCCTCGCCGCGGCGGAGCCCCGCAACAACCTCGGGAACTTGGCGCGCCGACGGGGGGACGGCGCGACGGCGGAGCGCTGGTATCGCGAGTCGATCGAGGCCGATCCCTACTTCATGGGCGCCTACAACAACCTCGCGCTGGCCTACCAGGAACGAGGCGACCTGGCGTCGGCGATCGATCTCTACGAACGCGCCCTCGAGAAGTCCCCGCGAAACGCGATCGTGCAGAACAACCTCGCCAGCGTTCGATACGCTCAAGGCGACCTCGAGGAAGCCGCGCGACTGTGGCGAGGGGCGGCGGAGTCCGATCCGAAATACGCGTCCCCGCGGAACAACCTTGCCGGGATCGCGATCGCGCGTGGGAATCTCGAGGAGGCGGAGCGGTGGCTGCAGGAGGCGCTCGCGCTCGACCCTGAATACGGGGACGCGCGGGTCAACCTGGCGCTCGTGCACCGCGGCCGGGGGGACGACGCCGCCGCCAGGACGGAGCTCGCGCGGGCGGCGCGCGATCCCCGGGCGCGGGCGACGGCCCTCCTGCACCGAGGGGAGTTCGAGCTCGCGAAGGGGAGGGCGGGGGAGGCGCGGATCGCCTTGGAGCTCTTGACCCGGGAGACACCGAGCCTGGTCGAGGGCTGGAACCTCCTCGGGGAGGCCTACCGGAGGGAAGGGCGAGTCGCCGACGCCGCCGCCGCATGGCGAAAGTCAATCGAATTAGAGCCGAATCAACCGAATATCAAGATAGAGCTAAATAAGCTCGAAATGTAG
- the miaB gene encoding tRNA (N6-isopentenyl adenosine(37)-C2)-methylthiotransferase MiaB, giving the protein MSSSHDRRPAGRYYIETWGCQMNVLDSDKMSGALEHHGYVRTDDAAEADVVLLNTCSIREKAQEKVFSELGRLKALKDRRPGMVLGVCGCVAQQEGERIFSRAPYVDVVVGTRATSSLPILVNRLRAGDDSARHVADVEIRNDSIHFPYDRIRRDGEGRGRAYVTVVEGCNHRCTFCIVPTTRGREVCRDLDDVVGEVRHLAARGVHEVEFLGQTVNAYRDAAGRNLGDLLRAAADVEGIGRIRFTTSHPAQMTESLMDAMRDARPKLCPYLHLPVQSGSSAVLRAMRRGYDRSGYLSRIEALRRRIPEMTFGTDVIVGFPTETDADFEQTLELVREVEYDTLYSFAYSARPGTAALEFGDAVPADVKMERLQRLQAEQQGIQERRMARWVGSVVEVLVDGPDAKRPGVWSGRTPEARVVNFRGESAPGRLERVVVERASPFALYGVPSLPSPA; this is encoded by the coding sequence ATGTCCTCCTCCCACGACCGCCGTCCGGCCGGCCGTTACTACATCGAGACCTGGGGCTGCCAGATGAACGTGCTCGACTCCGACAAGATGTCGGGGGCGCTCGAGCACCACGGTTACGTCCGGACCGACGACGCCGCAGAGGCGGACGTCGTGCTCCTCAACACCTGCTCGATCCGGGAGAAGGCCCAGGAAAAGGTCTTCTCGGAGCTCGGCCGGCTGAAGGCCCTGAAGGACCGCCGCCCCGGCATGGTCCTCGGCGTCTGCGGCTGCGTCGCCCAGCAGGAGGGGGAGAGGATCTTCTCGCGCGCGCCCTACGTCGACGTCGTCGTGGGCACGCGCGCGACGAGCTCGCTTCCGATCCTGGTCAATCGCCTGCGCGCGGGCGACGACTCCGCGCGGCACGTGGCCGACGTCGAGATCCGCAACGACTCGATCCACTTCCCCTACGACCGGATCCGTCGCGACGGCGAAGGCCGCGGCCGTGCGTACGTCACGGTCGTCGAAGGCTGCAACCACCGATGCACGTTCTGCATCGTTCCGACCACGCGCGGGCGGGAGGTCTGCCGCGACCTCGACGACGTCGTCGGGGAGGTGAGGCACCTCGCGGCTCGCGGCGTGCACGAGGTCGAGTTCCTCGGCCAGACGGTGAACGCCTATCGCGACGCCGCCGGCAGGAATCTCGGCGATCTGCTGCGGGCGGCGGCCGACGTCGAAGGGATCGGCCGGATCCGGTTCACGACCTCGCATCCGGCCCAGATGACCGAGTCCCTGATGGACGCGATGCGCGACGCGCGGCCGAAGCTCTGCCCCTACCTGCACCTTCCGGTGCAGTCGGGGTCGAGCGCGGTCCTGCGCGCGATGCGCCGGGGCTACGACCGGTCGGGGTACCTCTCGCGGATCGAGGCGCTCCGCCGCCGCATCCCCGAGATGACCTTCGGCACCGACGTCATCGTCGGCTTCCCGACGGAGACCGACGCCGACTTCGAGCAGACGCTCGAGCTCGTGCGCGAGGTGGAGTACGACACCCTCTACTCCTTCGCCTATTCCGCGCGTCCCGGGACGGCCGCGCTCGAGTTCGGAGACGCGGTCCCCGCCGACGTGAAGATGGAGCGACTCCAGCGCCTGCAGGCGGAACAACAGGGGATCCAGGAGCGCCGCATGGCGCGCTGGGTGGGGAGCGTCGTGGAGGTTCTGGTGGACGGGCCCGACGCCAAGCGACCCGGGGTCTGGAGCGGACGCACTCCGGAGGCGCGCGTGGTCAATTTCCGAGGCGAATCGGCTCCCGGGAGGCTCGAAAGGGTCGTCGTGGAACGCGCCTCCCCGTTCGCGTTGTACGGCGTTCCTTCGCTTCCGTCGCCAGCTTGA